From Gottschalkiaceae bacterium SANA:
ATGAAATTCGGGAAAAAGAATTATTGGCTGTATATTCTGCCGGCAATTCTCCTGATTGGAACTTTCGTGTATGTGCCCATTATCCAAAACTTCTATTTCAGCTTATTTAAGATGAATAGTTATACGGATGAAAAGATCTTTGTTGGGCTAGCACATTATGTACGTATCTTCAAGGATGATGTATTTTACACATCCTTGAAGAACAACATAACATACGCAATTATTTCAGTCATTTGTCAGGTCGGATTAGGAACAATGTTGGCAATGTTAATCGAGAGCAAGCTTACTGGACGATTGCGAAACTTCTACCGAAACGTATTATTCATGCCATCATTGATATCTGTTACAGCAGTTGGTTTACTCTGGTACTTTATTTACAACCCCAATGTGGGGATGTTGAATGCACTTTTAACAAAAATTGGGATGGAAAATTTGACCCATGCATGGCTTGCTGAACCGAATATTGCAATCTATTCAATCATTGCAATGAGTCAGTGGCAGTATACAGGATACATTATGGTGCTGATTCTAGTAGCCATTCAAAAAATCCCTGCAGAGCTTTTTGAAGCTGCAGAGATTGATGGAGCAAATGGGATTCAAAGATCCTTATTTGTCACCATTCCTAATATCAAAGAGATGCTTTTGGTTACTTCGGTTATTACAGTAATTGGCGCGTTTAAGCTTTTTACCGAAATCTATGTTATGACCATGGGCGGACCATATAACACAACACAGGTACTGGGCACTTACTTGTACCAATCGGCATTCATGTTTGACGAGATGGGCTATGCCTCAGCAATTGCGGTTATCATTTTTATGATTACCTTTACGGCATCCATTATTCAGATTCGAATGGCGAAAAGCGGAAAGGGTTAAGGTGATGAGATGAAGAAAAATACGACACTGAAGATCTTGATCAATCTATTTTTTCTCGTTCTTGTTGCTATGATTATTTACCCGATGTTTTGGTTGATATTGAATTCATTAAAGAGCAATGCGGAACTCTATGACAACTCCTTGGCATTTCCTATTAAAGCCTTGTGGGGAAATTACAAGCGAGCCTGGGATGTGGGTTTATCAACTTACTTCTTTAACAGTATTTTGGTTTCAAGTATTACGATTGCAGCGACCGTCTTTTTAGGTGCAGCTTGCGCCTATGGTTTGGTACGCAGCAAGTCGAAGTATAAAGATATGATATTCTTTATGATTTTGGGTGGACTCTTGCTGTCGCCTCAAGTAGCGCTGATCTCGCTGTATAAATTGCTCGCTGCCTTTAACATGTACAATACACGTTGGGCATTGATCATTCCTTATATTGCATTCCGATTGCCGTTTGCCATATTCTTGATGCGATCTTATTTCTTGAGTTTTCCGATTGAGCTAGAGGAAGCGGCATATATCGACGGATATAGCACCTTCCAAACCTTTATTAAAATTGTTTTACCGATCAGTCGACCGATTCTTTCGTCGACAGCGATCATGACAGCGATCTTTGTTTGGAATGAATTCTTATTTGCTTTGGTATTCTTAGAGGACAAAGCAAAGATGACCGTTCCGATTGGTTTATCGAACTTTAAAGATGCACTTTCTACAGATTGGACAGTAATGTTGGCGGGGATTGTAATCTCCTCCATACCAATGCTTATTTTATATCTGCTTATGCAGAAAAACTTTATTAAGGCGCTGGCGGCCGGCAGTGTCAAGGGATAACAGGAGGAAACAGGTATGTTAGATGCAAAGAATGGGGCGTATAAAGAAACGCTTCAAAAAGGATTGGACCAGCACGAGGAACTAAACAAAGTGGTTGACGCGATTTGCGAAAAGGGGATCAACAAAGTCTTTTTGATTGGATGTGGAGGATCATTGTCGGTTATGTATCCGAGCCAACATATTCTTGACACTCGTTCGACAATCCCTGCATATGCGTACAATAGTAGTGAATTCTTGAATATGGGTCACAAAAAATTTGATGAGAAATCTTTAGTGATTGTTTCTTCTTACACAGGTTCTACCAAAGAAACGGTAGCAGTAGCTAAGATGGCAAAAGCAGCTGGTGCACCAACAATCGCTTTTATGGGTAAATTGGGAACACCATTGGCAGATGCCGCAGATTATGCCTTTGCAAATGATGCAGTGGTTGGCGTTACAGATTCAAAATTGATTATGCTGTATCAAGTTGTTTTCCGCATAATGAAGAATTTTGGTCAATGTGATGATTACGATGCGATCATGGCTGCCATGAAAACTCTCCCAGAGAATATTGTAAATGTACGAGAAAAATTTGAACCGATTGCAGAAAAATTTGCCATCGACAACAAAGAGACAGACTATTACATGGTTATTAGCGCAGGTTTGACCTGGTTTACTGCATACTCTCATGCAATGTGTATTTTGGAAGAGATGCAATGGATCAATGCACGTTCGGTACCAGCAGGAGAGTTCTTCCACGGCTCTTTCGAGATTGTGACGGACAAGACACATGTTCTTCTTTACAGAGGAGAAGATGAATCGAGACCTCTTGGAGAACGCGCACAAACTTTCTTAGAAAAATATAACAGCAATACCTTCATCATTGACACCAAAGATTATGAATTGCCAGGTGTCCCTGAAGAATTAAGAGGCTTAATGAGTCCTTATGTGATCATGGCTTGCCAAGAACGCATGAACAAACATTTGGAAGATAAGCGAAACCATTCACTAGCGATCCGCCGATATATGGGAGTTGTTCCTTACTAAGACGTCCTCTTAGTATATATTATACGCAAAAAAGAGAAGGCGGCTGGCCTTCTCTTTTTTGCGCAACAAATGAAAGCATGAGGTAGTTCTATGAATCAATATACGCGTCGATTATTCAAATTGAATTCTGGATTATTTTTTGTCGCCTTAGGCATAGCCATGACCATAAAAGCTCATATTGGATATGGCCCATGGGAGGTATTTCATGCAGGTCTCGCCCAGACATTCAACATATCGATGGGTCTGGCTTCTATTTTGGACGGCCTGTTCATCGGTGTTATTATTGTTCTTGCAGGTGAACGGATTGGCATAGGTACTGTTCTTAACATGGTGATGATTGGTCTTTGGATTGATTTGATCATGCCCCTTCTTAAAGAGCAACAAACCTTCAGGGACGGATTCATCTTTCTGGCAATGGGTCTCTTTGTCATCTCCTATGGGCTTTACTTTTACATGAGTGCGGGTCTTGGAGCCGGTCCCTGCGACAGTCTGATGGTTGCAATAACCAGACGTACCAAACGCTCCATAGGAAGCTGTAGAGGCAGTATGGAAGTGCTGGTAGTGGTTCTTGGTTGGTCCCTGGGTGGAATGATTGGTCCGGGTACGGTGATTTCTGCAATTGGCCTGGGATTTTGTATCCAGACTACATTCAAGCTCCTCAAGTTCGACGCCGTAGAAATCAGGCATGAGACCATTAAGGATACCTATAGGCTAATAAAAATAAATAAACCAAGGTAAAACAAGACCCCACCAGAATAAATCTGGTGGGGTCTTGTGGTTCTGTCGAAAAGTCTAATTTAATTTGTTTTTCTCAGTCAAGGTTGAAATCAAAGAGGTTTCTCTTCAAAGGAGTAGAGAGAATGATTGAAGTATTGGTTTCGCCAAATTCTTGAATCTGATTGATTAACGTTTCAAGATCTTTGGCATTCCTGAAATGGCACTTGAGTACCATGCAATATTGACCGGTCACATGATAACAGTCTACGACATTTTTGCTTGCCTTAATTAATTCGTAGAACTTTTGATGGTGTCTTGCTCTCATAGAAACGTTGATTAATGCCGAATAAGTGATATCAAGTTTGCTTGGATCCACTTCAGTCGTGTATTTGGTGATGATTCCGCAAGATTCCATTCTTTTAATTCTCTCGCTGATACTAGGGGAGGATAGGTTGATCTTGTCTCCTATTGCCTTCAATGAAATGCGAGAATTTTCCTGTAAAGCTTCTAGAATTTTTGCATCGATTATGTCCATAATTAACCTCCTTAGAATATATGGCAATTATATCATGAAATGGTGTTATAGATAATGATATTAGGTTATAAATACTCTTTGACTAATAATCTATGGAATTATTCTAATTATATTTACATATAAAGGTCGAAATGCTAATATCATATAAAAGAAGGAAATAATTATTTTATACCACTGTTAATAACACTAATCATATTTAATAGTTATAATAAGAGGCTATTATGAACATACACCTAATAATAGCAATTATGGAATAGTCATGGAGGACGTCATGTTTAAATTTACTGAAACAGCTCTTCGGGATGGTCATCAAAGTTTAATAGCAACCAGGATGACCACGGAAGAAATCCTTCCTGCAGTTGAGATCATGGACCAGGTAGGATACCATGCCATGGAAGTGTGGGGCGGGGCTACCTTTGATGTGTGTTTAAGATATCTAAATGAGAATCCATGGGAACGACTTAGAGAAATAAGGAAGCGTGCCAAAAATACGAAACTGCAGATGCTTTTGAGAGGACAGAATCTACTTGGATACAAGCATTACCCCAACGATATTGTAGATCGCTTTATCTGCAAATCCATAGAAAACGGCATAGATATCATCAGAGTATTTGATGCCCTCAACGACACGCGAAATCTAAAGAAATCCTTTGAAGTCATTGCTAGAGAAGGTGGACATTGCCAAGGGGCTATTTCCTATACAACAAGCCAAGTGCATACATTGGACTACTACTTAAAGCTTGCCAAGGAAATGGAACAAATGGGTGCTGATTCAATCTGTATCAAGGATATGGCGGGAATTCTTACACCACAGAATGCATCCCTGTTGATATCAAATCTAAAGAAGACCGTTGCAATTCCACTTGAGCTGCATTCTCATTGCACAAGTGGAATTGCTGACCTGACTTATGCAAAAGCTATTGAAGCCGGTATCGACATAATCGATACAGCGGTATCGGCATTTTCGGGTGGTACTTCTCAACCTACAACGGAAGTCTACAATTCGATTTATGAGGACTCACTGGGGAAACATGCATTGAACAAAGATGCATTGGTTGAAGCAGCTGAATATCTGAACAGTGTAAAGAGGAAACATATTGAGCAAGGCAACTTTAATAGAAGAGTGATGGATGTAAATCCTAGAATTCTTGACTACCAGGTGCCTGGAGGTATGCTTTCCAATCTGATGGCACAATTGGACCAGCAAGGCATGGCTGACAGATACGAGGAAGTGCTAAAAGAAATTCCAAAAGTAAGAGCGGACTTGGGTTATCCGCCTCTCGTTACACCCCTGAGCCAAATGGTTGGAACACAAGCTGTTTTTAATGTGATGACAGGAGAGCCATACAAGATTTCTCCAAAGGAAATCAAGCTCTATGTTCAAGGATATTACGGCAGACCGCCAGCAGAAATTCAAAATGAAATCAGGCAGACGATTATTGGAGACAGGCCGGTGATTGACCAATGCCCTGCCGATCTGCTTGATGATGGATATACGGAAGTGAAAAAGGCAGTGGCAGAACTCACAGACGATGAGGAGATGATTCTTGCCTATGCCATATTTCCTGAAAATACGAAAACCTATCTTGAGGCTCAAGAGTCACAAAAAGAGAAAGCGTCAATCGAGTATGATCTTGAAATGGTATTTGGATGAAATTTGAGGAGGGGGGTTAAGGCATGAGTAAAGTCACAGAGGCCATTATGATATCAGCCATAAGCATCGGTGTTGTTTTTGTTTCCTTATTTGCCATCATGTTGGTCTTGGACATGTTTGGCATCATCTCCAAGTCGATTGGCAGAATAAAAAAGAAAAACGATCAGTCGACTGCCATTCAGCCAACCACGGAGATTGATCCGGAAACGATGAGTGAAACAGAAGCCATTATTGCCATGGCAGTTTCAATTATTGCTTCAGAGATTGAAGAGGGAAAGACAGCCAAAGTCGTGTCCTTTAAAAAAGTCGCTTAATAAACAATGGAATAAGGTGAATAGTGAAGGTGGAGAATGAAAACATATCGAGTGAAATATAAGGAAAATATCTATGAGCTTGGAATTGAACTGATCTCAGAAACTCAAGCTGCAGAAGAGAAAATTGAACAGCTTACAGAAGCGAAAACGCAAGCAACAAGTAATGTACCGTCATCAAAAGAGAGTGAGCAATTGCTGGCACCATTGCCTGGGAAGATTTTTGATGTGATGGTAAGTACGGGAGCCAAAGTGAAAAAAGGCGACCTCTTGTTAATTATTGAAGCAATGAAACTGGAAAATGAAATTTTTGCACCAAGGGATGGAGTGATTAAAAAATTAAACAAGAATAAAGGGGAATCTGTAGCATCAGGTGAATCATTGCTTGAATTTGCTTATGGATGTTAGGTGAAAGTCATGTTGCAGAATTTCATTGACAGTATCGGTTTCTTTGCCCTTACCGGGCAACAGATTTTGGTGATAATCATAGCCTTAGGATTTATCTATTTGGCCATTGTTAAGAAGTATGAGCCTTATCTGCTATTGCCAATTGCTTTTGGCATGATGACAGTTAACCTGCCCTTAACAGGGATTATGGACCAAGGAGGACTCTACTACTATTTGTATCAGGGGGTCAAGCTTGGCATTTACCCGCCAATCATCTTTCTGTGTGTTGGTGCGTCTACAGATTTTGCTCCTTTGATTGCAAACCCCAAAAGCATACTTTTGGGTGCAGCTGCCCAGTTTGGTATTGTGGTTGCTTTTTTAGGGGCTATATACTTGGGCTTTGATACAGCTGTTGCAGCGTCTATTGGAATCATAGGCGGCGCGGACGGACCAACGGCAATCTACCTGACAAGTAAATTGGCACCGGATTACCTGGGACCGATCGCCTTGGCGGCTTATTCATATATGGCGCTTGTTCCCATTATTCAACCGCCAATTATTAAGGCTTTAACGACAGAAAAAGAACGAAAGATTAAGATGACCCAGCTTCGCCAAGTCAGCAAAGCAGAAAAGGTTATCTTTCCAATCATCATCATTTTGTTGGTTGTCTTGTTTCTGCCTTCCTCGGCACCACTGATTTTTATGCTGATGTTTGGCAATCTCTTGAAGGAATCCGGCGTTGTGCCCAAGCTGGTTGATGTGGCTCAAAACAGTTTGATGTATATGGTAACCATTTTTCTTGGGGTCACCGTTGGTGCAAAAGCGAGTGCGGATGTTTTGCTTGATCCCATGACATTGAAAATTATTGTGCTGGGTCTGATTGCTTTTGCCTCTGGGACAGCATCGGGTGTCTTGTTTGGTAAATTCATGTGTTTCATCACAAAAGGAAAAATCAATCCAATGATTGGTGCAGCGGGCGTATCGGCAGTACCGATGGCTGCTAGAGTTGTACAGAAGGTGGGTCAGGATGAAGATTCGAGCAATTTTCTTCTTATGCATGCCATGGGGCCCAATGTTGCCGGGGTAATAGGTTCCGCCATCGCCGCAGGCATATTCCTGAGTATTCTACAATAGAAATACTTTTGCCGATTATGGGGAGTTTTCCCTAACAAGTAGTCTTCTTAGATTCATAGTGTTTAAACATAAAGGAGAAGGTGATTACCTTCTCCTTTATGTTATCTATAGTTATATTCTGAATGTTTATAGCACTAGGCTTAGAGCCAAGTTCATAAAGTGTGTAATTTCTCTCGGCTATGTAGTTAGGTAGCTGCAGCATATTTATGAGCATCCTGGTATGGATAGTAATCCTCCATAGAGAGATATTTTTTGCCGGAAGTCCATTTTTCACCTTGCTCCATAAGCATGGCTCCGATCAGTTGAATCAGTGAAGTTTCATTCGGAAAGAGGCGGATTAGTCGCTCGCGATGAAGGGCTCTATTGATTCAGCCTTTCAAGCTGTTGCTAGTTCTAAGTCGTTTGCGATACTTCTTTGGAAGACTCATGACAGCCATTACATCATCGAATCCAAGTTCTAAAGTTTCCATGACCTGTGGCGCTGTATCAGAGAAAGTTCCAAGCATTTCATCGCGAAGAGATCGGGCGATCTCAATCTTAGGTGCGTTGTGAATCTCTTTTAAGCATTGTTTGATTTCAGGTTGCTTGCGTCTTGGAGTTTTATCTAAAACATTTCTTGAGAAATGCGTCTGGCATCGTTGCTACGAGGCGTTGTGAAAGTGCATAGTCACAGCATTCACTAG
This genomic window contains:
- a CDS encoding sodium ion-translocating decarboxylase subunit beta, producing MKVMLQNFIDSIGFFALTGQQILVIIIALGFIYLAIVKKYEPYLLLPIAFGMMTVNLPLTGIMDQGGLYYYLYQGVKLGIYPPIIFLCVGASTDFAPLIANPKSILLGAAAQFGIVVAFLGAIYLGFDTAVAASIGIIGGADGPTAIYLTSKLAPDYLGPIALAAYSYMALVPIIQPPIIKALTTEKERKIKMTQLRQVSKAEKVIFPIIIILLVVLFLPSSAPLIFMLMFGNLLKESGVVPKLVDVAQNSLMYMVTIFLGVTVGAKASADVLLDPMTLKIIVLGLIAFASGTASGVLFGKFMCFITKGKINPMIGAAGVSAVPMAARVVQKVGQDEDSSNFLLMHAMGPNVAGVIGSAIAAGIFLSILQ
- a CDS encoding sugar ABC transporter permease gives rise to the protein MKFGKKNYWLYILPAILLIGTFVYVPIIQNFYFSLFKMNSYTDEKIFVGLAHYVRIFKDDVFYTSLKNNITYAIISVICQVGLGTMLAMLIESKLTGRLRNFYRNVLFMPSLISVTAVGLLWYFIYNPNVGMLNALLTKIGMENLTHAWLAEPNIAIYSIIAMSQWQYTGYIMVLILVAIQKIPAELFEAAEIDGANGIQRSLFVTIPNIKEMLLVTSVITVIGAFKLFTEIYVMTMGGPYNTTQVLGTYLYQSAFMFDEMGYASAIAVIIFMITFTASIIQIRMAKSGKG
- a CDS encoding oxaloacetate decarboxylase subunit alpha, whose translation is MFKFTETALRDGHQSLIATRMTTEEILPAVEIMDQVGYHAMEVWGGATFDVCLRYLNENPWERLREIRKRAKNTKLQMLLRGQNLLGYKHYPNDIVDRFICKSIENGIDIIRVFDALNDTRNLKKSFEVIAREGGHCQGAISYTTSQVHTLDYYLKLAKEMEQMGADSICIKDMAGILTPQNASLLISNLKKTVAIPLELHSHCTSGIADLTYAKAIEAGIDIIDTAVSAFSGGTSQPTTEVYNSIYEDSLGKHALNKDALVEAAEYLNSVKRKHIEQGNFNRRVMDVNPRILDYQVPGGMLSNLMAQLDQQGMADRYEEVLKEIPKVRADLGYPPLVTPLSQMVGTQAVFNVMTGEPYKISPKEIKLYVQGYYGRPPAEIQNEIRQTIIGDRPVIDQCPADLLDDGYTEVKKAVAELTDDEEMILAYAIFPENTKTYLEAQESQKEKASIEYDLEMVFG
- a CDS encoding carbohydrate ABC transporter permease, with product MKKNTTLKILINLFFLVLVAMIIYPMFWLILNSLKSNAELYDNSLAFPIKALWGNYKRAWDVGLSTYFFNSILVSSITIAATVFLGAACAYGLVRSKSKYKDMIFFMILGGLLLSPQVALISLYKLLAAFNMYNTRWALIIPYIAFRLPFAIFLMRSYFLSFPIELEEAAYIDGYSTFQTFIKIVLPISRPILSSTAIMTAIFVWNEFLFALVFLEDKAKMTVPIGLSNFKDALSTDWTVMLAGIVISSIPMLILYLLMQKNFIKALAAGSVKG
- a CDS encoding Lrp/AsnC family transcriptional regulator — encoded protein: MDIIDAKILEALQENSRISLKAIGDKINLSSPSISERIKRMESCGIITKYTTEVDPSKLDITYSALINVSMRARHHQKFYELIKASKNVVDCYHVTGQYCMVLKCHFRNAKDLETLINQIQEFGETNTSIILSTPLKRNLFDFNLD
- a CDS encoding SIS domain-containing protein produces the protein MLDAKNGAYKETLQKGLDQHEELNKVVDAICEKGINKVFLIGCGGSLSVMYPSQHILDTRSTIPAYAYNSSEFLNMGHKKFDEKSLVIVSSYTGSTKETVAVAKMAKAAGAPTIAFMGKLGTPLADAADYAFANDAVVGVTDSKLIMLYQVVFRIMKNFGQCDDYDAIMAAMKTLPENIVNVREKFEPIAEKFAIDNKETDYYMVISAGLTWFTAYSHAMCILEEMQWINARSVPAGEFFHGSFEIVTDKTHVLLYRGEDESRPLGERAQTFLEKYNSNTFIIDTKDYELPGVPEELRGLMSPYVIMACQERMNKHLEDKRNHSLAIRRYMGVVPY
- a CDS encoding membrane protein, whose product is MNQYTRRLFKLNSGLFFVALGIAMTIKAHIGYGPWEVFHAGLAQTFNISMGLASILDGLFIGVIIVLAGERIGIGTVLNMVMIGLWIDLIMPLLKEQQTFRDGFIFLAMGLFVISYGLYFYMSAGLGAGPCDSLMVAITRRTKRSIGSCRGSMEVLVVVLGWSLGGMIGPGTVISAIGLGFCIQTTFKLLKFDAVEIRHETIKDTYRLIKINKPR
- a CDS encoding biotin/lipoyl-binding protein; amino-acid sequence: MKTYRVKYKENIYELGIELISETQAAEEKIEQLTEAKTQATSNVPSSKESEQLLAPLPGKIFDVMVSTGAKVKKGDLLLIIEAMKLENEIFAPRDGVIKKLNKNKGESVASGESLLEFAYGC